The genomic window AATGATGCAAGTGAAGATATATTTACAATGGAGCCCCCGCCAGCCTTTTGCATATAGGGGATGACTGCCCTCATAAGCATAAATGGTCCAACAAGGTTGATCTCTACTATTCTTCTCCAGTCTTCTATTGATGTGCTGGTTATTGAGCCCTCTGCCCCTGCCCCCGCATTGTTTATAAGCACATTCACAGTACCGCCAAAGTCCACTGCTGTTTTAACAATACGTTCAATGTCTGATGGGTTTGTTACATCACCCGGGCATTTCACAGCAGTGCCCTTTGGTAAAGATTTGATTGTCTCATCAAGCACACTTTCACGACGACCGGTAATACACACTTTAGCGCCCTCTGCAACAAACCTTGCAGCCACCGCAGCGCCGATCCCTGTTCCACCCCCGGTAATTATTGCAGTTTTACCTTTAAGCATCATATCCATAGCACCTCTTTTCTATTATATTGTTTTACAGGATTCTTTGTATAACCGGTAAAATCCTGTTTATCAAGTCTATTAATGATGATCAACTATGCTCAGGCTGTTTAAATCAGGTTGTGCTTTTGATGCAACTGTCATAATATCGATTAAAACTTTTATTATTAAGGATAATGTGATGGAGAGCATCCTCTATATAGATCGAAAAACAGGAAAAGTCCTTCAGGAAATCGTCCCCGGTGAAGGATGGCTTAAATGGCTTTACTACAACCCTTTTGGAAGGCTTACCTTAGAGGGGCTTGTTAAAAGGAGGTTTTTATCAAGATGGTATGGCAGAAAGATGGATAAACCGGCATCAAAGAATAAAATAGGCGGTTTTATTAAAGAGCTTAATATTGATATGAGTGAAGCTCTTCGCCCTCTCCATGATTTTACGACATTTAATGATTTTTTTATCCGCAGGCTAAAACCTGAATCCAGGCCAATAGACAGAGATGTGAATGCAATCGTTTCGCCTGCTGATGGCAAAACCCTGGGGTTTTCAGAAATGGGTGGCCTTGACACATTTTTCGCCAAGGGACACCAGTTTTCCATTGATAAATTATTACAGGATCAATCACTTGGAAAAAGATACTCAGGCGGAACACTGTTGATAATTAGACTTGCCCCTGCGGATTACCACCGCTTTCATTTTCCGGCAAATGGCAGGATCTCAAAATCAACACGAATTAATGGGGCCTATTATTCAGTCTCTCCATATGCGGTAAAAAACAGGATGAAAATATACTGGGAGAACACAAGAGAATACAGTGTGTTAAACACTAATAATGCAGGAAATATCCTTCTTTGTGAAATAGGGGCAACAATGGTTGGTTCTATTATCCAGAGTTATCTCCCTGATACAGAGGTGCTAAAGGGGGATGAAAAGGGATGGTTTTCATTTGGAGGGTCAACTGTTATTGTCCTTTTTGAAAAAGAGAGGGTTAAGGTTGATACAGATATAATAGAAAATACCAGAAAAGGTTATGAAACCACCATCAGGATGGGTGAAAAACTGGCAACACTCCTTTAACCCTGTTTTTTCAATCTTGAATCTTCAATTTTGAATATTGAATTACGACTCATTTCTTTCCGCCTTTAACCTCTCTATCTCTTCCTTTGCCTTGCTTAATTCCTCACTCGTTATTCTTAAACGGTTAGCCAGGATCTGGGAAAAGATCCTGTAGAGGATGCTTGAAAAAACGAATTTGTCTTTGCCCTTTAACCTGTCGAGATATGAGGCATCTGTTGCCATGCAGACTGTCCTGTCAATTGCAATTACTGATGCAGACCGTGGAGAGGCGTCAATTATGCACATTTCACCAAATACATCTCCTGAGCGTTTTAGGATACCCAGACTCTCATCATTCTTGACCACTTTTACCTGTCCGCTGATAAGAAAAAACACACAGGAATCAAAACCTCCCTCTTTCAGAATCGCCTCACCAGGCTCATATTGTCTTAGCTTGCTCATCTCAAGGATGCCCTTAAGGTCTT from Desulfatiglans sp. includes these protein-coding regions:
- a CDS encoding SDR family oxidoreductase, translating into MDMMLKGKTAIITGGGTGIGAAVAARFVAEGAKVCITGRRESVLDETIKSLPKGTAVKCPGDVTNPSDIERIVKTAVDFGGTVNVLINNAGAGAEGSITSTSIEDWRRIVEINLVGPFMLMRAVIPYMQKAGGGSIVNISSLASLRAIPHGNAYCASKAGLNMMTMQAALDYGGDGIRCNVICPGFIFSEMTEGRFGQVAKDNGIDLNTLMLKVFNDVPARKAGTPDRIAGLCAFFASDDSTYVTGTVIPVDGGLSIMDPFPLCVKNADLEINAEK
- a CDS encoding phosphatidylserine decarboxylase; translation: MESILYIDRKTGKVLQEIVPGEGWLKWLYYNPFGRLTLEGLVKRRFLSRWYGRKMDKPASKNKIGGFIKELNIDMSEALRPLHDFTTFNDFFIRRLKPESRPIDRDVNAIVSPADGKTLGFSEMGGLDTFFAKGHQFSIDKLLQDQSLGKRYSGGTLLIIRLAPADYHRFHFPANGRISKSTRINGAYYSVSPYAVKNRMKIYWENTREYSVLNTNNAGNILLCEIGATMVGSIIQSYLPDTEVLKGDEKGWFSFGGSTVIVLFEKERVKVDTDIIENTRKGYETTIRMGEKLATLL
- a CDS encoding cyclic nucleotide-binding domain-containing protein, with amino-acid sequence MIESEFLKDNLKFVEKLKKIQSFEDFSEKDLKGILEMSKLRQYEPGEAILKEGGFDSCVFFLISGQVKVVKNDESLGILKRSGDVFGEMCIIDASPRSASVIAIDRTVCMATDASYLDRLKGKDKFVFSSILYRIFSQILANRLRITSEELSKAKEEIERLKAERNES